From a region of the Streptomyces sp. B21-083 genome:
- a CDS encoding DUF5047 domain-containing protein, with amino-acid sequence MYSVSARFLQRLAESHNVATTVQLFLTTGQVIDLDHTGGSVTVDRSQSIRRTCTVTGCDVALIPRTPNDQLATYGARLRVARGVEYGDGTSELVPLGVFRLDAVEGDLGQGPVTLQGKDLSAVIADDKFTEPYTATGTVVSAVTALVVRSIPDAAVTTDIVDVTIGRRTFDTEGDPWAAVQEIASAAGAVVYASADGVFVIATLPDLLTTEPAWAVEATEGGVYVSGTRAMTSDNVFNGVLARGENTADNVAPVAYLATDSDTNSPTYWGGPFGRRPTFYSSPTLITLAACTQAANLKLAAAKSPNASGNFSSLPNPALEVGDVLRVLHEDGTRELHQVAAFAVPLDIGGDFPISTISAKEDS; translated from the coding sequence GTGTACTCCGTGTCGGCCCGTTTCCTGCAGCGTCTCGCCGAGTCCCACAACGTCGCCACGACGGTGCAGTTGTTTCTGACGACGGGCCAGGTCATCGACCTCGACCATACGGGCGGGTCGGTGACCGTGGACCGCAGCCAGTCGATTCGCCGCACCTGCACCGTGACCGGCTGCGACGTCGCCCTCATCCCGCGCACCCCGAACGACCAGCTGGCCACCTATGGGGCGCGGCTACGGGTCGCCCGCGGCGTCGAGTACGGCGACGGCACCTCCGAGTTGGTGCCGCTCGGTGTGTTCCGCCTGGACGCCGTCGAGGGCGACCTCGGCCAAGGCCCCGTCACCTTGCAGGGCAAGGATCTGTCGGCGGTCATCGCGGACGACAAGTTCACCGAGCCGTACACGGCCACCGGCACCGTCGTCAGCGCCGTGACCGCGCTCGTCGTCCGCTCCATTCCGGACGCTGCCGTCACCACCGACATCGTCGACGTGACGATCGGCCGCCGCACCTTCGACACCGAAGGCGATCCGTGGGCGGCCGTCCAGGAGATCGCCTCGGCGGCCGGCGCCGTCGTCTATGCGAGCGCGGACGGCGTGTTCGTCATCGCCACCCTCCCGGACCTCCTCACTACCGAACCGGCGTGGGCGGTCGAGGCGACCGAGGGCGGCGTCTACGTCTCCGGCACCCGCGCCATGACCAGCGACAACGTGTTCAACGGCGTCCTCGCGCGGGGCGAGAACACGGCCGACAATGTGGCTCCCGTCGCATATTTGGCGACCGACAGCGACACCAACAGCCCCACCTACTGGGGTGGGCCCTTCGGCCGGCGCCCGACCTTCTACAGCTCGCCGACCCTCATCACGCTCGCCGCGTGCACGCAGGCCGCCAACCTGAAGTTGGCCGCGGCGAAGTCGCCGAACGCTTCCGGGAACTTTTCGTCCCTGCCGAACCCGGCGCTGGAGGTCGGGGACGTATTGCGGGTGCTGCACGAGGACGGCACCCGCGAACTCCACCAGGTCGCCGCCTTCGCGGTGCCCTTGGACATCGGCGGGGACTTCCCGATCTCCACGATCTCCGCGAAGGAAGACTCGTGA